From the genome of Poecile atricapillus isolate bPoeAtr1 chromosome 23, bPoeAtr1.hap1, whole genome shotgun sequence, one region includes:
- the PTPN22 gene encoding tyrosine-protein phosphatase non-receptor type 22 isoform X2, producing MKSENHRQHSPAAPSAADHLTCPFPGGPGQARSGTMDQRGILLQNLERAQGKKLSRGEFAEEFLKLKRQSTKYRSDKIYPTAASEQPENVKKNRYKDILPFDHSRVELSLITSDTDSHYINASFIKGVYGPRAYIATQGPLPTTVTDFWRMIWEYEVLVVVMACMEFEMGKIVPMNFSVFSLIQEMRTQRPCIVQTKEQYELVYDAVIELFKRQIQALDAQKDSAASQEGAGHPVAKPVLTPVEDIYGLSLLTCSEREEQAQQQDGHRQLRPVAQSKASLASLCAPRAHSSAQGVPPIRQAISFGALNSISCRQAAAGDAPQKHCSWELELEPKGAGGRGPGAKAPLAWPVALGQQGEGWEWDAGDAKPVWSPQWPKATRSSFQGGFSPVDLNPFREAADAPPGHRNKGQCPHPYLCSAEDPYFLSLSPDEPVSPMFPFLEGQDELLPSCSASAPLQPSTVSSPSSHHAPQNQERIFPSAPLPQPDDDDDAPPPLPQRTPESFIVASELGQFHQATLDFQLPDRNPNIGTSWEWSGESYSEGFHDPVRLRPCKSVKLWSPQTETIQDPSNSPPPLPERTPESFVLAEAASLQPTARNSSTPAGLENKGSETSSKELMKCFRRSKSLKILKNVRKSICSPSSLTKSSEPAPTNSPRSFLNFGFANRFSKPKGPRNPPPAWNI from the exons AAGCTGAAGAGACAGTCAACAAAGTACAGATCGGATAAAATCTACCCTACAGCAGCGTCTGAGCAGCCAGAGAATGTCAAGAAGAACAGATACAAGGACATCTTACCTT TTGACCACAGCAGAGTGGAGCTGTCCCTGATTACATCGGACACAGATTCTCATTACATCAATGCCAGCTTCATAAAG GGTGTCTATGGGCCAAGAGCATACATTGCAACCCAGGGTCCTCTCCCCACTACTGTCACTGACTTTTGGAGGATGATTTGGGAGTATGAAGTCCTG GTCGTGGTCATGGCTTGTATGGAGTTTGAAATGGGGAAG ATTGTTCCAATGaacttcagtgttttcagtCTGATCCAGGAAATGCGCACACAAAGACCTTGCATAGTGCAGACCAAG GAGCAGTATGAGCTGGTTTACGATGCGGTGATTGAGCTCTTCAAAAGGCAGATTCAAGCACTGGATGCCCAGAAAGATTCTGCTGCTTCACAG GAAGGAGCAGGGCACCCTGTAGCCAAGCCAGTCCTGACTCCAGTGGAAGACATTTACGGCCTGAGTTTACTCACCTG CTCGGAGCGAGAGGAGcaggctcagcagcaggatgggcaTCGACAGCTCCGGCCAGTGGCACAGAGCAAAGCATCCCTGGCCTCACTGTGTGcccccagagcacacagctctgcccagggagtGCCCCCCATCAGACAGGCCATCTCCTTCGGTGCTCTGAACTCCATCAGCTGTAGGCAGGCAGCTGCCGGGGATGCCCCTCAGAAAcactgcagctgggagctggagctggagccaaagggagcaggagggagggggcCTGGTGCCAAAGCCCCTCTGGCATGGCCTGTAGCActggggcagcagggagaaggctgggaatgggatgcaGGGGATGCCAAGCCTGTTTGGAGTCCACAGTGGCCAAAAGCCACCCGCTCGAGCTTCCAGGGTGGGTTTTCCCCTGTGGACCTGAACCCCttcagagaagcagcagatgCCCCCCCAGGCCACAGGAACAAGGGGCAGTGCCCTCACCCTTACCTGTGCTCAGCAGAAGACCCCTACTTCTTATCACTCTCTCCAGACGAGCCTGTGTCCCCCATGTTCCCCTTTCTGGAGGGACAGGATGAGCTCCTCCCTtcatgctctgccagtgccCCGCTACAGCCCAGCACAGTCAGCTCCCCATCATCCCATCATGCTCCCCAGAACCAGGAGAGGATCTTCCCCTCAG CCCCCCTGCCACAgcctgatgatgatgatgatgctcCTCCACCCCTGCCCCAGCGCACCCCCGAGTCCTTCATTGTGGCCAGTGAGTTGG GGCAATTTCATCAGGCCACTTTGGATTTCCAGCTTCCAGACAGAAATCCAAATATTGGAACGTCCTGGGAATGGAGTGGCGAGTCTTACTCAGAGGGGTTTCATGACCCTGTGAGACTGAGACCATGTAAG agtgtGAAGCTTTGGAGCCCACAAACAG AGACAATCCAGGATCCCTCTAATTCTCCTCCTCCGCTTCCTGAAAGAACCCCGGAGTCATTTGTTCTCGCTGAGGCAGCAA GTCTGCAGCCTACTGCAAGAAACTCCTCGACTCCTGCGGGTTTGGAGAACAAGGGCTCAGAAACATCATCCAAAGAACTCATGAAATGCTTCAGGAGGAGCAAG agcttgaaaatattgaaaaatgtgagaaaaa gcATTTGCAGTCCATCTTCACTGACAAAATCATCAGAACCTGCCCCGACAAACTCTCCGAGGTCTTTCCTTAACTTTg GCTTTGCAAATCGATTTTCAAAACCTAAAGGACCAAGAAATCCACCCCCAGCATGGAATATTTAG
- the PTPN22 gene encoding tyrosine-protein phosphatase non-receptor type 22 isoform X1, whose amino-acid sequence MKSENHRQHSPAAPSAADHLTCPFPGGPGQARSGTMDQRGILLQNLERAQGKKLSRGEFAEEFLKLKRQSTKYRSDKIYPTAASEQPENVKKNRYKDILPFDHSRVELSLITSDTDSHYINASFIKGVYGPRAYIATQGPLPTTVTDFWRMIWEYEVLVVVMACMEFEMGKKKCERYWAEVDGSPLHCGPFSITCEAEEKRNEYVIRTLKVTLNEATRTIYHFHYKNWPDHHVPSSIEPILELVRDIRCYQPDDRVPVCIHCSAGCGRTGVICAIDYTQRLLKDGIVPMNFSVFSLIQEMRTQRPCIVQTKEQYELVYDAVIELFKRQIQALDAQKDSAASQEGAGHPVAKPVLTPVEDIYGLSLLTCSEREEQAQQQDGHRQLRPVAQSKASLASLCAPRAHSSAQGVPPIRQAISFGALNSISCRQAAAGDAPQKHCSWELELEPKGAGGRGPGAKAPLAWPVALGQQGEGWEWDAGDAKPVWSPQWPKATRSSFQGGFSPVDLNPFREAADAPPGHRNKGQCPHPYLCSAEDPYFLSLSPDEPVSPMFPFLEGQDELLPSCSASAPLQPSTVSSPSSHHAPQNQERIFPSAPLPQPDDDDDAPPPLPQRTPESFIVASELGQFHQATLDFQLPDRNPNIGTSWEWSGESYSEGFHDPVRLRPCKSVKLWSPQTETIQDPSNSPPPLPERTPESFVLAEAASLQPTARNSSTPAGLENKGSETSSKELMKCFRRSKSLKILKNVRKSICSPSSLTKSSEPAPTNSPRSFLNFGFANRFSKPKGPRNPPPAWNI is encoded by the exons AAGCTGAAGAGACAGTCAACAAAGTACAGATCGGATAAAATCTACCCTACAGCAGCGTCTGAGCAGCCAGAGAATGTCAAGAAGAACAGATACAAGGACATCTTACCTT TTGACCACAGCAGAGTGGAGCTGTCCCTGATTACATCGGACACAGATTCTCATTACATCAATGCCAGCTTCATAAAG GGTGTCTATGGGCCAAGAGCATACATTGCAACCCAGGGTCCTCTCCCCACTACTGTCACTGACTTTTGGAGGATGATTTGGGAGTATGAAGTCCTG GTCGTGGTCATGGCTTGTATGGAGTTTGAAATGGGGAAG AAAAAATGTGAGCGGTACTGGGCAGAGGTGGACGGCTCCCCCCTGCACTGTGGCCCTTTCTCCATCACCTGT gaggctgaggagaaGAGGAATGAGTATGTGATTAGAACTTTAAAGGTGACCCTGAATGAG GCAACCCGCACCATCTACCACTTCCACTACAAAAACTGGCCGGACCACCATGTCCCCTCATCCATCGAGCCCATCCTGGAGCTCGTCAGGGACATTCGCTGCTACCAGCCCGATGACAGGGTCCCTGTCTGCATCCACTGCAG tgctggctgtggcaGAACTGGCGTCATCTGCGCCATCGACTACACCCAGAGGCTGCTGAAGGACGGG ATTGTTCCAATGaacttcagtgttttcagtCTGATCCAGGAAATGCGCACACAAAGACCTTGCATAGTGCAGACCAAG GAGCAGTATGAGCTGGTTTACGATGCGGTGATTGAGCTCTTCAAAAGGCAGATTCAAGCACTGGATGCCCAGAAAGATTCTGCTGCTTCACAG GAAGGAGCAGGGCACCCTGTAGCCAAGCCAGTCCTGACTCCAGTGGAAGACATTTACGGCCTGAGTTTACTCACCTG CTCGGAGCGAGAGGAGcaggctcagcagcaggatgggcaTCGACAGCTCCGGCCAGTGGCACAGAGCAAAGCATCCCTGGCCTCACTGTGTGcccccagagcacacagctctgcccagggagtGCCCCCCATCAGACAGGCCATCTCCTTCGGTGCTCTGAACTCCATCAGCTGTAGGCAGGCAGCTGCCGGGGATGCCCCTCAGAAAcactgcagctgggagctggagctggagccaaagggagcaggagggagggggcCTGGTGCCAAAGCCCCTCTGGCATGGCCTGTAGCActggggcagcagggagaaggctgggaatgggatgcaGGGGATGCCAAGCCTGTTTGGAGTCCACAGTGGCCAAAAGCCACCCGCTCGAGCTTCCAGGGTGGGTTTTCCCCTGTGGACCTGAACCCCttcagagaagcagcagatgCCCCCCCAGGCCACAGGAACAAGGGGCAGTGCCCTCACCCTTACCTGTGCTCAGCAGAAGACCCCTACTTCTTATCACTCTCTCCAGACGAGCCTGTGTCCCCCATGTTCCCCTTTCTGGAGGGACAGGATGAGCTCCTCCCTtcatgctctgccagtgccCCGCTACAGCCCAGCACAGTCAGCTCCCCATCATCCCATCATGCTCCCCAGAACCAGGAGAGGATCTTCCCCTCAG CCCCCCTGCCACAgcctgatgatgatgatgatgctcCTCCACCCCTGCCCCAGCGCACCCCCGAGTCCTTCATTGTGGCCAGTGAGTTGG GGCAATTTCATCAGGCCACTTTGGATTTCCAGCTTCCAGACAGAAATCCAAATATTGGAACGTCCTGGGAATGGAGTGGCGAGTCTTACTCAGAGGGGTTTCATGACCCTGTGAGACTGAGACCATGTAAG agtgtGAAGCTTTGGAGCCCACAAACAG AGACAATCCAGGATCCCTCTAATTCTCCTCCTCCGCTTCCTGAAAGAACCCCGGAGTCATTTGTTCTCGCTGAGGCAGCAA GTCTGCAGCCTACTGCAAGAAACTCCTCGACTCCTGCGGGTTTGGAGAACAAGGGCTCAGAAACATCATCCAAAGAACTCATGAAATGCTTCAGGAGGAGCAAG agcttgaaaatattgaaaaatgtgagaaaaa gcATTTGCAGTCCATCTTCACTGACAAAATCATCAGAACCTGCCCCGACAAACTCTCCGAGGTCTTTCCTTAACTTTg GCTTTGCAAATCGATTTTCAAAACCTAAAGGACCAAGAAATCCACCCCCAGCATGGAATATTTAG